The window ACGGTACTATTAGAAGAGTAGATATAAATTCTATAATTGGTTTAAGTGTAAACCAGTATTTAACCGAGTAAACCGGTTCTTAACAGAAATAACAGAATCATTTTCTTCGAATTCCTCTTAACAGGTACGGTGAGATCCACGCGCAGGGCGAGGATCGTTGGCGTCGCGCTGGAGCTTTACTACAGCGAGATCTCGAGGATGCCTCGCGAGTCGAAGCTCGATTTCTGCGAGGCCTGCGAGAAATGGGCTGGGCAAAACGGAGAGACACGAGCTGGGGTGGTCCCTGAGGAAGAAGAGAGTGTGGCAGTCGCGAGATCTGAGAAAGACGGTGGACGGATTCCTCTGCCGTGGGAGCTCGTGCAGCCGATGATGAGGATCTTGGGGCATTGCTTGATGGGGATGAAGGTGGAAGATAGGGAAGTGAAGGAGGCGGCGAGTAAAGCTTGTCAGAGTTTGTATCTCAGAGCACTGCATGATATTAACCCTAAGGCGATTCTGGCTGCTGGGAGTCTTCTCCGGTTAAGGGAGATGGCTCTTGATCCCAAGAACCAGATTGATCACACTGAGATATCAAACGACAACGTTTTGTCTGTTTGACCTCATCGTTTTGCTTTTATCTTTTGGGTCAAcgctttctttttattttattttaaagataaCAACTTTGATTTGTCAACTTAAACCATGTATGTAAGGCCATGTTCTCACGGAAATGTTCGATTTTGCCCTCACTCCAATATGCAACTGCAACCTATTGTTGTTTGTTGTAGTTTGCAGCGACCATTCACAaaagtttgaaatttttatttaatagtcAATTTTATTGGTATTGGTTGGACAATTTCTCTACCCATTTTATTTGGTCATCCACCATTACCCCCTTAGTTGTTTAATAGGACCAAGTGGAGTGGAGTTGCTGATTATTCCGACATTCAAGTGTTAGTATGTGGTTTGTCGTATCAGATTCCATCTCAAGAGAATCGAATATCATTGACTTTACTTGATATCTAAAATCTCAAGTTGCCTTGCACTCAACAACTCCTTTCTTTTTGTTCGTTAGTGCACAAGTCGACTCACGTTCCATCGAATGAATGATAAAAAGCGTTTGTACCAAACTACACCAATAGTGAGTAATCACCATCACAATATATTCAAGATTTAAACGAATACACATCACAAGAATAGTGTGTGCGCACAAAAGAAAACAGTGTTAGTTTCCGCGTGAACACTCTAGTTTCCAAATCTTTTGACCAACGTCAAACAACACACTCTTTACTTCTTTGACCAACGTAATTACTTTGCAAAGTActacttttttttaacaaagatatttttcaaacaaaaaataataaagtaaCAAGACTTTCCCCTTTTACAGAGTGAGTTCTGTATTTTATCTCTTGGAATGTTTTGTACGTTCACTGCAactgaatttaaaaataaaataattagcaatttaaaagaagacagaaatttaaaaatattatttaaaagaaaaaaaagacaaaagcaAAGACTAGTTTGTCTCTTCGTCGTTGTTTCCCCACAACACCAATCGCATAATCGATTTCTtcaacaaaagagagagagagagtaaaagGGGGAACGAAACCCTAATTCACTCTACTCAATTTCCTTCTCAATAGCTCAACATGGCGTCAAGAAACTTTCAGTGGGAGTTTCTCGCAGCTTCTCTAACTCTAACCTTAGCTCTGATTCATCTCGTGGAAGCAAACTCCGAGGGAGATGCTCTTTACGCTCTTCGCCGGAGCTTATCGGACCCGGACCATGTTCTACAGAGCTGGGATCCCACTCTTGTTAGCCCCTGTACCTGGTTCCATGTCACTTGTAACCAAGACAACCGCGTCACTCGTGTGTAAGAGATCCTCTCCTTTTCTTTATCTCTATCTCTCCCTGTTCTTAGCTCATGTCTGGTCCATGTTGATTGATACCGTTGAGTTTCACGTATAAAGCCTTTGactttaatgtgatttttttttcagtctCACTCGATTTATGTCTGAGCATTAACATGATTAGTCTTAAATAGTCATCTCCATACCTTTTAATCTAAACTatgggttttgtttttttgtttgtcactGGAACTTGACCGTACTTGACTTGTCGTTACTTTTTAAAGCTTATAAATTTTGAGAAGAGCTAAGAATGATTCTTATGGACATTCtgtaaaacaaacaaacaaaaaatgctTATAATAGTacgattttgaaaaaaattgctTCACTAGATGTTAGTTTGCTCTGTTAATGTCAAGTCAAGTGTGGATTTAGTTAATGTTGTCATGATTGGCCCTTTCCTTTGTCCTTGGCAACGCTTGCTTCTTCATCGAACTGTGGTTAACTTTAGTTTGGTTTCTTTAAGGTACGGCTGtttagaaccaaaaaaaaaacacactttcTTGTTCAGCTTTCTAGTAATGGAAAGGGGTAAATCCAAAGCTCCCATCTTTTGTTCAGCTTTCTAGTAATGGAAAGGGGTAAGTCATTGGATTCCTTAAAAGTCTCGAAAGAATCATCAATAGTTATCCCTTATACTATAAGCAGTTCAGTTTTGCTTGTACAACTCATGATTTTCTCAATGCTTTGTTGTTCCCTACTTTGTGAGAGTTCTTACGCTTTTTACAAGAATCTTGGACTCGTTGTACTTGATTACATCTAGTTTATTTCTCACAACTGTTTAATGAATCGAACAACAACTAGTATTTCTCGTAATCTTATTGTCTCTTTTgtcttatatataaaagattgtTGAAGTGTAtgtaatattgtttttttttggccagGGATTTAGGTAATTCAAACCTTTCTGGACATCTTGCACCTGAGCTTGGGAAACTCGAACATTTACAGTATTTGTAAGTTATCACATCTTTTGGCTTTTACTTTATCCAAAATTTAACTTTTTATCAGTACCAGCTGTAATAAAATTAGATAGTGGAAGAAATAAAGTAACGTACCATAAAAGTGCAGCCACTATGAGATTTGATCATGTAATAGACAATGCagattaacttttttttacttGTCTTATTGATTGACACAGGGAGCTTTACAAAAACAACATCGAAGGAACTATTCCTTCTGAACTTGGAAACCTGAAGAGCCTCATCAGCTTGGATCTCTATAACAACAATCTTACTGAGAAGATTCCTACTTCTCTGGGGAAACTGAAGTCTCTGGTCTTTCTGTAAGTTGTTCTGAGATTCTGACATGGACGCACCCGAATAGTATACTCATTTTATTGACAGTTGCAAATTATATGCTGAGTAAAGAAACTAGTTCTAATCTATATCTCAAAATTTTATTGCTAAGTGACTCAATACCTGATTCTTCTTACCCTACCTCTCTAATGAAAACTGATTAATGTTGCAGACGACTCAATGACAACCAATTGACTGGTCCAATCCCTAGAGAACTCACCAAAATCCCAAGCCTCAAAGTTGTGTAAGTTCAGCTTTTTTTGCTTGTTTGCTAGAATCTCTGTTACTATTCTCTGAAGCACCAGTCTTTAAACCCTTTCCTACTATGCGGTTACCTAAACACATATCTTCTGTGGTCATCATTTTCCTCAGTGATGTGTCAAGCAATGATTTGTGTGGAACCATCCCAACAGGTGGACCTTTTGAACACATTCCATTGCAGAAGTAAGCTTGTAACCTCGTCTTGATACGGATATGCCATATTGAATGTTTAAGTTGCATATGCTAGCATTGGTTTCTaataactcaaaaaaaaaaaaaaactttgcagCTTTGAGAACAACTCGAGATTGGAGGGGCCGGAACTAATTGGTCTTGCAAGCTACGACACCAACTGCAACTGAAACAACTGGCAGCATCTGAAACACAAGAAATGTGGGGTGACCTTGTAAGAACACTTCACCACTTATCAAATATCACAtctactattatgtaataagtatatatatgtcCTAGTTGAAAAAAGAGAGTCAGGATCAGTAGTCATCTGTCTCAGTTGAGACTGACCGCCCAAAGACTGTGGTTGCTGTAATGTAATGATCGTGTGTGACACTGAGAAGTAACATTGGTTTTGGTATCAAGTTCTTTGCCTTGTTTGCATTAACTTGTGTGTGTAAGATCTGTGACTTCTATCatataaagcaaaaaaaaactattgattTAGGTGCTTTTTACTTGATAATTACTATATCCAGTTCCGTTCCACCATCACCACAAGTGATGTTTGGTTTATAAACTACGGTTCATGATTGTTGCTATAAACAAATTCAGATGTATACATTGTGAGCAACATTTTTACCAGATTATAGTTGATCAGAGTGTCTTGCAGATGCtgttatgaatatttattattatttacagCTTATCTTTTGGCGACTAATTAAATTCTACTAGGTCCTTGTCCGCGGTACGCGCGgatagtattttaatttttttttatatttttatactattatgtcaattctttagttttataaaatgttatgtttttactgtaaatttggaattaaaaatctaatttttctttactgtaaagtaagttaatttttttgaatcttaccacaacacattatacatgaagagaatatagttggtctttatattcttatttgctgtaatattgaaaattttgatgatttgtttaaatggttttttttaattatatattttaagattgatttttcGTGACTACATTctataattgtctaaaaaaaattgtttgtcccatatagacatccacataaatatgAACTTCTtataaatttgttcattggaatatttagtttcactttcaactttattctcttttttggcaccctcatgctaacttgtggggctagccaacttggtgcaaaagggtttacaaaagctgatcgagatgcgcgtgatcggacaccttttgctaggctattcgtacagaattttaaagatctaagaatataagcaatagaaagttcataaaattatttagataCAGCATGTATTTCGTCTAGCTCCGAGTCCAAAGCAGGCCAGtcttcctccttttgaatgagtataaccagttgttcacagttgattgaaagaccatctctttgtgtccaaacttcagtatcacttgcattgcccatagcaaaccttcagcttccgtttgcagtggtgatttggtgcgtgtatattggcccttgctccaaacagcattggaaagtcaccatccattaacacaaagccaagttcatatatatctctttcattttatccaggatgtctagcaagagcgtttctttgcggaggaacagttgtgtccgttacttcaactcccatatcaatctccataatctcgtCTATACGTTGAGATATCCTCCAACAAtctgcttcaattttattcgctaatggaaaatacataattcctacgacactattaattattgttttttttgtaacaccgatacgacaaacttatgtttgatttaacaaaactcttattttaattttgtattaaagaatcaatcatatttcatattatccataattttagtaaatttgcttatttatcatgtttttattaggttttagctaagtcattgatttattatttatttttagctaagttactaatttattaattaaaaaaatacccttaattaatattatatatatattaaaaaataaattttattttagtaatattaaatttctattttatattaaaatttagttagtttttcttatttttatattttattaggttttagacttttagataggttattgatttattattaatttctaagtgattcgctaatgtgttaattaaaataatacccttaatgaattttatatataattaaaaaagaattttattttaatcatataaaatttatatgttatatcaatattaaataattgattctaaaataatataataaaattatcaaaaattgaaaaataagataatttttatatatattttgttgctatctgaaaacaatatttttattataaaagttaagaagatacaaaaaattatagttaaatattattcaagaaaaaaacatttatataaagatattttctaaactatttctaagatatgagtgttttaaaaaatttaacacaggatgtttagaacacgggattatgcttatgagagagtggctcgggaaTAGGCTTCGAAATGGGTCGAATGGGCTCCgaaaatagctttttttttttaactcaaactCAAGTCCGGATGACATGACATTTTGATTGGTTCACAATATTTTGCCCATGTGGCAAGGATTAGAAAGTAgggatttagtcccttttatatagtaggatttgtGTACGGACGAGTACACAGTGTACTTTCAAGTCGCGATATTTACCAAGCTTAGCCATATTGCATTTatggtaaaatatatttatactcgattagtttttaattttatttaaattctatatttatttttgcttaCAGGAGTATTAAAAATACAGTTGTCTGATGATTATCTTTCACAGTAATAACGTACATTATATTCCGCGTCTCCAAATCTTTTGTTTCTCAAATTGTCCTTGTTCATTTCAACTTAATTATTTTCATTGTTGGAAAGTTTCGATTgatcaatatttattttcataactaCTTTCCATTCGTTTTCGTTTGGGTTCTCTAAAAACAAGTTTCTAAAggagtaattcttgggttcactccctaaGGTGAACTTCTAgcttcaccaaccaatagtgtttgattatttgatatttgatatcttttaaaaaaggaaacaacattgaatttccaaataagattatctttttaaaataaaacaataaaaatacataaaaatagttacaaaaaataaataaataaatatttttaagtctttagcaaaatactaaaccctataccctaaatcttaaaccctaaaccctaaaccttaaactttggataaactctaaacgtttaaaaatcttaaaccataaatcatacattaaaaactaaattttaataacactaaatcctaaatcctaatcactaaaccctaaaccattgggtaaactctgaacccttggataaatcataaactctagagtttaattttaaatatttttgatttacagtttatgatttatccaagggttcagggtttatccaaaggtttaggatttagtgattaggatttagggtttagtgttattaaaatttagtttttaatgtatgatttagggtttaagattttcaaacgtttagagtttatccaaaatttaaggtttaggtttaagatttagggtatagggtttagtattttgctgaagacttaaaaatatttatttatttattttttgtaactatttttatgtatttttattgttttattttaaaaaaaataatcttatttggaaattcaatgttgtttccttttttaaaagatatcaaatatcaaatactcaaacactattggttggtgaaccc of the Brassica rapa cultivar Chiifu-401-42 chromosome A03, CAAS_Brap_v3.01, whole genome shotgun sequence genome contains:
- the LOC103856480 gene encoding leucine-rich repeat protein 1 — protein: MASRNFQWEFLAASLTLTLALIHLVEANSEGDALYALRRSLSDPDHVLQSWDPTLVSPCTWFHVTCNQDNRVTRVDLGNSNLSGHLAPELGKLEHLQYLELYKNNIEGTIPSELGNLKSLISLDLYNNNLTEKIPTSLGKLKSLVFLRLNDNQLTGPIPRELTKIPSLKVVDVSSNDLCGTIPTGGPFEHIPLQNFENNSRLEGPELIGLASYDTNCN